A portion of the Cervus elaphus chromosome X, mCerEla1.1, whole genome shotgun sequence genome contains these proteins:
- the LOC122690462 gene encoding ragulator complex protein LAMTOR5-like, whose product MGTKGHLKPVAKKEVTHSGIEATLEQHLEDTMKNPSIFGVLCTDSQGLNLGCCRTLSDEHAGVISVLAQQAAKLTSDPTDILVVYLESNNGKIMIQKHDGITVAVHKMAS is encoded by the coding sequence atggggaccAAGGGGCACCTGAAACCCGTGGCAAAGAAGGAGGTGACACACAGCGGGATAGAGGCTACCTTAGAGCAGCACTTGGAGGACACAATGAAGAATCCATCTATTTTCGGAGTCCTGTGCACAGATTCACAGGGACTCAATCTAGGTTGCTGCAGAACCCTGTCAGATGAGCATGCTGGGGTGATATCTGTACTAGCCCAGCAAGCAGCTAAGCTAACCTCGGACCCCACTGATATTCTTGTGGTGTATCTAGAATCAAATAATGGGAAGATTATGATCCAGAAACATGACGGCATCACAGTGGCAGTTCACAAAATGGCCTCCTGA
- the PCSK1N gene encoding proSAAS, protein MGWAGKGKIPQPAQPQSTAAVRGSSGAAHLPVSPPVRSPARWGSMAGSPLLHGPRAGGVGLLVLLLLGLLGPPRTLCARPVKEPRSLGAASPPLAEASAPRRFRRAAPRGEAAGAVQELARALAHLLEAERQERARAEAQEAEDQQARVLAQLRRIWGAPRTSDPALGLENDPDAPTAQLARALLRARLDPAALAAQLVPAPAPAAALRLRPPVYDDGPTGPDGEDAGDETPDLDPELLRYLLGRILTGIADTEAVAAPRRLRRAADQDMGPELPPEGVLGALLRVKRLETPAPQAPARRLLP, encoded by the exons atgggatgggcagggaaGGGCAAGATTCCTCAGCCTGCGCAGCCGCAAAGCACCGCAGCGGTGCGGGGTAGCTCAGGCGCTGCGCACTTGCCAGTCAGTCCGCCTGTCCGGAGCCCGGCTCGCTGGGGCAGCATGGCGGGGTCGCCACTGCTCCACGGGCCGCGGGCCGGGGGCGTCGGCCTTTTGGTGCTGCTGCTCTTGGGCTTACTTGGGCCACCCCGCACTCTCTGCGCAAGGCCGGTAAAG GAGCCCCGCAGCCTGGGCGCAGCCTCGCCGCCCTTGGCTGAGGCCAGCGCTCCCCGCCGCTTCCGGCGGGCGGCGCCTAGGGGAGAGGCTGCGGGGGCTGTGCAGGAGCTGGCGCGGGCGCTGGCGCACCTGCTGGAAGCCGAACGGCAGGAGCGGGCGCGGGCTGAGGCGCAGGAGGCCGAGGATCAGCAGGCGCGCGTCCTGGCGCAGCTCCGGCGCATCTGGGGCGCACCCCGTACCAGTGACCCGGCCCTGGGCCTAGAGAACGACCCCGACGCGCCCACCGCGCAGCTCGCCCGTGCCCTGCTCCGCGCCCGCCTGGACCCGGCGGCCCTGGCAGCCCAGCTtgtccccgcccctgcccccgccgCGGCGCTCAGACTCCGGCCCCCAGTCTACGACGATGGCCCCACGGGCCCCGATGGCGAGGACGCCGGCGACGAGACGCCAGACCTGGACCCCGAGCTGCTGAG GTATTTGTTGGGTCGGATCCTAACGGGAATCGCCGACACCGAAGCCGTCGCTGCCCCGCGTCGCCTCCGCCGCGCCGCCGACCAGGATATGGGCCCTGAGCTACCCCCTGAGGGCGTGCTGGGGGCCCTGCTGCGTGTGAAGCGTCTGGAGACCCCCGCACCCCAAGCGCCGGCGCGCCGCCTCCTGCCCTGA
- the ERAS gene encoding GTPase ERas isoform X2, protein MAQPTKPDMFDLGLGTWSPRSREQSHRAWGAPSKGVGKKLPEYKAVVVGASGVGKSALTIQLNNQCFVEDHDPTIQDSYWKEMALDHGGCILNVLDTAGQATHQALRDQCLAIGDGVLGVFALDDPSSLAQLQQMRATWGPHHTQPLVLVGNKCDLVTTTGDAHAAAAALAKSWGAPFIETSAKTRQGVVEAFSLLIHEIQRVREAMAKEATAGPGGDKGRHQKAMCHCGCSVA, encoded by the coding sequence ATGGCACAGCCGACAAAGCCTGACATGTTTGATTTGGGCCTGGGCACCTGGAGCCCTAGATCCCGGGAGCAGAGCCACAGGGCTTGGGGGGCACCCTCCAAGGGTGTAGGCAAGAAGCTGCCCGAGTACAAGGCGGTGGTGGTGGGCGCAAGTGGTGTGGGAAAGAGTGCACTGACCATCCAGCTGAACAACCAGTGCTTTGTGGAAGATCATGACCCCACCATCCAGGATTCCTACTGGAAGGAGATGGCCCTAGACCACGGAGGCTGCATTCTGAATGTGCTGGACACAGCAGGGCAGGCCACTCATCAGGCCCTGCGTGACCAGTGTTTGGCGATTGGCGATGGTGTGCTGGGTGTCTTCGCCCTCGATGACCCCTCATCTCTAGCCCAGCTGCAGCAGATGCGGGCCACCTGGGGCCCACACCACACCCAGCCCCTTGTCCTTGTGGGCAACAAATGTGACCTTGTGACCACCACTGGAGATgctcatgctgctgctgcagccCTCGCGAAGAGCTGGGGGGCCCCTTTCATAGAGACCTCAGCCAAGACACGCCAGGGTGTGGTGGAGGCCTTTTCCCTACTTATCCATGAGATCCAAAGGGTCCGGGAGGCCATGGCAAAAGAGGCCACGGCAGGGCCAGGTGGGGATAAAGGCCGGCACCAGAAAGCCATGTGCCACTGTGGCTGCTCTGTGGCCTGA
- the ERAS gene encoding GTPase ERas isoform X1: MVSSNLPTPHPHCLLFPSAEPAVHISSLSCPLGAMAQPTKPDMFDLGLGTWSPRSREQSHRAWGAPSKGVGKKLPEYKAVVVGASGVGKSALTIQLNNQCFVEDHDPTIQDSYWKEMALDHGGCILNVLDTAGQATHQALRDQCLAIGDGVLGVFALDDPSSLAQLQQMRATWGPHHTQPLVLVGNKCDLVTTTGDAHAAAAALAKSWGAPFIETSAKTRQGVVEAFSLLIHEIQRVREAMAKEATAGPGGDKGRHQKAMCHCGCSVA; the protein is encoded by the coding sequence ATGGTCTCATCTAAtctcccaaccccccacccccactgtctTCTCTTCCCATCTGCAGAGCCTGCTGTCCACATCTCTTCCCTGAGCTGCCCGCTTGGAGCCATGGCACAGCCGACAAAGCCTGACATGTTTGATTTGGGCCTGGGCACCTGGAGCCCTAGATCCCGGGAGCAGAGCCACAGGGCTTGGGGGGCACCCTCCAAGGGTGTAGGCAAGAAGCTGCCCGAGTACAAGGCGGTGGTGGTGGGCGCAAGTGGTGTGGGAAAGAGTGCACTGACCATCCAGCTGAACAACCAGTGCTTTGTGGAAGATCATGACCCCACCATCCAGGATTCCTACTGGAAGGAGATGGCCCTAGACCACGGAGGCTGCATTCTGAATGTGCTGGACACAGCAGGGCAGGCCACTCATCAGGCCCTGCGTGACCAGTGTTTGGCGATTGGCGATGGTGTGCTGGGTGTCTTCGCCCTCGATGACCCCTCATCTCTAGCCCAGCTGCAGCAGATGCGGGCCACCTGGGGCCCACACCACACCCAGCCCCTTGTCCTTGTGGGCAACAAATGTGACCTTGTGACCACCACTGGAGATgctcatgctgctgctgcagccCTCGCGAAGAGCTGGGGGGCCCCTTTCATAGAGACCTCAGCCAAGACACGCCAGGGTGTGGTGGAGGCCTTTTCCCTACTTATCCATGAGATCCAAAGGGTCCGGGAGGCCATGGCAAAAGAGGCCACGGCAGGGCCAGGTGGGGATAAAGGCCGGCACCAGAAAGCCATGTGCCACTGTGGCTGCTCTGTGGCCTGA